Within Micromonospora parathelypteridis, the genomic segment GTCGGCGAACCGCCATTCGTCCAACATGGCATCGCCGACGATCAGGACTGGGCGTCCGAGCCAGCTCTCCACGACGGTGGCGAGCCGGCGCTGTTCCGCTGCTGCTCCTGCCATACCTCCCCGGGTCCCCCGCGCCCTCCGGGCCAAACCTGCACGGTCGCCGGTGTCCAACGCCGGACCTTGACGTTGTTCACAAGGTGCCCTTCCTTGTCCGGTCGGGCTGTCTTGGGCGTTGGCGGCAGGAATCGCCGCTGGTGGCGCCGCTGACCACATGATCAACAGGGTGATTTTGCTGGGCCCGGCGCATGTTCTGCGGCTCGCGGGATAGAAGGGCACATGACCACCGAAGCCTCCGCCGCGCCGGTGCTGAATCGTCAGCAGATCCGGCTGCTCATGCTCGGTCTGATGACCGGCATGCTGTTGGCCGCACTCGACCAGACCATCGTCGGTACGGCCCTGCCGACCATCGTTGGTGAGCTGGGCGGGATCAACCACTACTCGTGGGTGGTCACCGCGTACCTGCTCGCCTCGACCGCGTCGACACCGCTGTACGGCAAGATGGCCGACCTGTACGGGCGCCGACCCGTCTTCCTCTTCTCGATCGGCACGTTCCTGGTCGGGTCGTTGCTGGCCGGGCTCTCGCAGAACATGACTCAGCTGATCATCACCCGGGGCATCCAGGGCCTCGGTGCCGGTGGTCTGCTGACGCTCGCGTTCACCATCATCTCGGACGTGGTGTCACCCCGGGAGCGTGGCCGCTACCAGGGTCTGTTCGGCGCGGTCTTCGGGATCTCGTCGGTGGCCGGGCCGCTGGTCGGTGGTTACTTCGCGGAGACCGACTGGCGGTGGATCTTCTACATCAACGTGCCGCTGGCGATCCTGGCCATCGTGGTCTGCTACCACGTGATGCGGCTGATCCCGTTCGAACGCCGGGACCACTCGATCGACTGGCTCGGTGCCGGTCTGCTGGTCGCCGGGGTGAGTTGCCTGCTGCTCGCGCTGAGCTGGGGCGGCAACGAGTACCCCTGGGGCTCCGGGGTGATCATCGGCCTCATCGTCGCGGGTGCGGTGCTCGCCCTGCTGTTCGTGCTGCAGGAGGCCCGGGTCGCCGAGCCCATCCTGCCGTTGCGGCTGTTCCGCAGCGCCACGTTCGCGCTCGCCAACTCGGCCGGCTTCGTGCTCGGTCTGGTGATGTTCGGGTCGATCATCTTCATCCCGCTGTACCTGCAGATCGTCAAGGGCGCCTCGCCGACCCGAAGCGGTCTGCTGATGCTGCCGATGATGGCCGGCATCATCATCACCTCGATCCTCACCGGTCGGGCGATGAGCCGGATCGGCCGCTACAAGTGGTTCCCGGTGGCCGGGGCGGTGACCCTGGTGGTGGGCATGCTGCTCTTCACCCAGCTGCACGTGGCCACCTCGCTCTGGCTGGCGTTCGGCTTCATGGCGATCATCGGCATCGGCCTGGGCCTGTGTATGCAGTCGCTGGTCCTCGCCGTGCAGAACGCGGTCTCCGTCCGGGACCTGGGCGCCGGCACCTCCTCGGCGACCTTCTTCCGGTCGCTGGGCGGTTCGTTCGGCGTGGCGATCCTCGGCACGCTGCTCTCCACTCGGCTCAACACGCAGCTGGCCGACCGGCTGCCCGGCGCGATCGCCCAGCTTCCGCCGGAGCAGCAGGCCGCGGTGGCGGCCAGCGGCGGCACGAACATCTCGATCAACGACCCGGCGACGATCATGGCGTTGCCCGGTGCGGTGCGGGCGGCCATCCAGGAATCGTTCGTCGAGTCGCTGCACCTGGTCTTCCTGACCGCCGGCCTGGTCGCCATCGTGGCGGTGCTGGTCACTCTGGCACTGCCCAACAACACCCTGCGGGGAGCGGGCCCGCAGGGTGCCACCGGCGGCGCCGACCCGCTGGGCGGTAAGGCCCCGGCCGCGGGAGGCAAGCCACTGACCCGCGAATCCAAGGAGGAGGCCGCTGCCGACATGGAGGCCAAGTCCCAGACGATGATCTGACCACGTTCACCGACCGCCCCGGGCCCGCCCGGGGCGGTCGGTGTCATCCGGCCACGAGGCGTAGCGGTTGGCTGTTGAGGCGGTCGAGCGCGGCCGAGGTCGCCGCGTCGGCAGGCAGATGGACGAGCAGACGCTGGTCGTCGTCCGCGGGGAGTTCGAGGGTCTCGTACGCGAGCCGGAGCATGCCGGCCTCGGGATGGGCCAGCCGGAGGATCCCGCTGGGCTTCGCCAGGCTGGGAACCGTGTCGACGCGACGGGTGAAGTCGGCGCCCGCGGTGACGGTCAGCTCGTCCGCCAGGGCGGCCATCGGCGGATAGGCCCGGAACGGGCCTTGCTTGAGGGCGGCGACCTGCTCGTCGGCGACGTGGTACCAGTCGGGGTACGCGCTGCGCGCCCGAGCGTCGGTGAGGACGAACCGGGCGAGGTTGGGCTGTGCCGCGTCCAGCAACCCGATCGGTCCGACCAGCCGAACGTAGCCGGCGGTGTGGGCGAGGATGTCGCCGAGCTGGTTGAGCAGCACCGCCGGCGTGGGTTCGAGGCGGTCGAGCAGCGCCTGCACGGTCGGACGTACCTCACCTGTCGGGGTGCTGTGGCCCCGGCAGTTGAAGGCGGGATCTGCCGCCTTGGTGAGGCGGTGCAGGTGGACGCGTTCGCTCCAGTTCAACCGGAGTGCGTTGGCGATCGCGGCCAGCACCTGCGGAGACGGTCGGCGGTCGCGGCCCTGTTCGAGTCTCGTGACGTACTCGACGCTCACGTCGGCGAGGGCCGCCACCTCGGAGCGGCGTAGCCCGGGGGCCCGGCGGCGCGGCCCGGTGGGCAGCCCCACCTCGGCCGGCGTCACCGCTTCACGGTGGACGCGCAGGAACAACCCAAGCTCGTTGTCGCTCACCATCCGAACGTAACAACGTCGGCAATCCCGATGGTGTCCCTGCCACTACCAGCTTCAGTCCGGCCTCCCTGACCTGCTGTCAGGTGACGACCGTTGAGGACGGCGCCCGACAGCGGTCGAGCGCAATTCCTCGGCTGGTAGGAGTTGAAAGTCATGAGTCGTACGGTTGCGATCGTCGGCGGCGGTTACGGCGGTGTGGCGGTCGCCAAGGCGTTGGAGTCGCACGCCGATGTCGTCCTCATCGACCCTCGGGACGCGTTCGTCAACGTTGCGGCATCCCTGCGGGCACTGACCCGGCCGGACTG encodes:
- a CDS encoding MDR family MFS transporter, with the protein product MTTEASAAPVLNRQQIRLLMLGLMTGMLLAALDQTIVGTALPTIVGELGGINHYSWVVTAYLLASTASTPLYGKMADLYGRRPVFLFSIGTFLVGSLLAGLSQNMTQLIITRGIQGLGAGGLLTLAFTIISDVVSPRERGRYQGLFGAVFGISSVAGPLVGGYFAETDWRWIFYINVPLAILAIVVCYHVMRLIPFERRDHSIDWLGAGLLVAGVSCLLLALSWGGNEYPWGSGVIIGLIVAGAVLALLFVLQEARVAEPILPLRLFRSATFALANSAGFVLGLVMFGSIIFIPLYLQIVKGASPTRSGLLMLPMMAGIIITSILTGRAMSRIGRYKWFPVAGAVTLVVGMLLFTQLHVATSLWLAFGFMAIIGIGLGLCMQSLVLAVQNAVSVRDLGAGTSSATFFRSLGGSFGVAILGTLLSTRLNTQLADRLPGAIAQLPPEQQAAVAASGGTNISINDPATIMALPGAVRAAIQESFVESLHLVFLTAGLVAIVAVLVTLALPNNTLRGAGPQGATGGADPLGGKAPAAGGKPLTRESKEEAAADMEAKSQTMI
- a CDS encoding helix-turn-helix domain-containing protein, encoding MVSDNELGLFLRVHREAVTPAEVGLPTGPRRRAPGLRRSEVAALADVSVEYVTRLEQGRDRRPSPQVLAAIANALRLNWSERVHLHRLTKAADPAFNCRGHSTPTGEVRPTVQALLDRLEPTPAVLLNQLGDILAHTAGYVRLVGPIGLLDAAQPNLARFVLTDARARSAYPDWYHVADEQVAALKQGPFRAYPPMAALADELTVTAGADFTRRVDTVPSLAKPSGILRLAHPEAGMLRLAYETLELPADDDQRLLVHLPADAATSAALDRLNSQPLRLVAG